One genomic segment of Stigmatopora argus isolate UIUO_Sarg chromosome 18, RoL_Sarg_1.0, whole genome shotgun sequence includes these proteins:
- the muc13b gene encoding mucin-13b isoform X2 codes for MTTTTLVVPTATRPPTTTVPNTTTAPRPTTTTTTARPMTTETRPTTSPKPSTTTPARPTTSPKPPTTTPARPTTSPKPPTTTPARPTTSPKPPTTTPARPTTSPKPPTTVPAAPTTTNTTDPTPTQIPDICDRQPCPFGSQCEARANDTRACLCMAGESFNEESQSCESAKVFPGGLQVLGIQFENNMTIKTSPVFQQTAKDISDQIDQLFEKTVGYSHSIVLELKPILNTKVNTSLGISATMEIIFETSAKIKTQEIVKTIAEASKCEDCLLANSTFANTNLCSKKPCDEKNTECLAGDNGNFNCKCLKGYIITDYSERFCVACPSGQTPNGTRACMNCPFGYSGFNCKEVWKLALVIVGSVLGGLLLITVIVVIVLAVRTPKKSSKTSKHTENTNMINVSDQDPLVTSQPTNHQDPSVKSEPAKGVKPFPNGGVPKIPRATAASAWDNNTNLEMTPSNSRQNLVNGGRRVLNDSYEEMNDSPYNRPRNQTNPFPQTRTLNNPYAESRAVNNPYAQSRPQTNPYARNQGQANPSYSSDDGRPFNY; via the exons ATGACAACAACCACACTAGTCGTTCCGACCGCCACTCGACCACCGACAACCACAGTACCCAATACGACCACTGCACCTAGACCTACGACAACAACCACAACTGCTCGACCGATGACCACGGAGACCAGACCAACCACGTCCCCTAAACCATCAACAACCACGCCGGCCAGACCAACAACGTCCCCTAAACCACCAACAACCACGCCGGCCAGACCAACCACGTCCCCTAAACCACCAACAACCACGCCGGCCAGACCAACCACGTCCCCTAAACCACCAACAACCACGCCGGCCAGACCAACCACGTCCCCTAAACCACCAACAACCGTGCCAGCCGCTCCGACCACAACCAACACAACAGATCCTACACCCACACAGATTCCAg ATATCTGTGATCGTCAACCATGTCCTTTCGGGAGCCAATGTGAGGCTCGTGCCAATGATACCCGTGCTTGCTTGTGTATGGCTGGTGAGTCCTTCAATGAGGAAAGCCAAAGTTGTGAGAGTG CCAAAGTATTCCCTGGAGGACTGCAAGTACttggaatacaatttgaaaacaaCATGACAATCAAAACATCACCTGTATTTCAACAAACAGCCAAGGACATTTCCGACCAG ATAGATCAACTTTTTGAAAAGACTGTCGGCTATTCCCATTCGATCGTACTGGAACTCAA GCCCATCCTAAATACAAAAGTAAATACCTCTCTGGGCATCAGCGCGACAATGGAGATAATCTTCGAGACGTCGgctaaaataaaaactcaaGAAATCGTGAAAACCATCGCTGAAGCCTCGAAATGTGAAGATTGCCTTCTGGCCAATTCCACCTTTGCAA ACACTAATCTGTGTAGTAAGAAACCATGCGACGAAAAAAACACTGAGTGTTTGGCGGGAGACAACGGCAATTTCAACTGCAAGTGTTTGAAGGGTTACATAATTACAGACTACAGTGAGCGATTTTGTGTTG CTTGTCCAAGTGGTCAGACACCCAACGGAACTCGGGCATGTATGAA CTGTCCATTTGGTTATTCTGGTTTTAACTGCAAAGAAG TGTGGAAATTAGCCTTGGTGATCGTGGGTTCTGTGCTCGGAGGACTGCTGCTCATCACAGTTATCGTTGTGATCGTCTTGGCTGTCAg AACCCCAAAGAAAAGTTCCAAAACAAGTAAACACACAGAGAACACCAACATGATCAATGTTTCCGATCAAGATCCTCTCGTTACGAGTCAGCCGACCAATCACCAAGATCCCTCGGTTAAGAGTGAACCGGCCAAGGGCGTAAAACCATTCCCCAACGGGGGAGTACCCAAGATACCGCGAGCCACAGCTGCAAGTGCCTGGGACAATAACACCAACCTGGAGATGACACCTAGCAATAGCCGTCAGAACTTAGTGAACGGGGGACGCCGT GTACTGAACGACAGCTATGAGGAAATGAACGACAGTCCGTACAATCGGCCGCGAAACCAGACCAACCCCTTCCCCCAAACGAGGACCCTGAACAACCCGTACGCCGAATCTCGAGCGGTCAACAACCCTTACGCCCAGAGTCGACCTCAGACCAACCCGTACGCACGGAACCAAGGGCAGGCGAACCCCAGCTACTCAAGCGACGATGGGAGGCCATTCAACTACTGA
- the muc13b gene encoding mucin-13b isoform X1 has protein sequence MAPNTLKLVLFLFVTSAVQIVAPNSDVDNTTPKMTTTTLVVPTATRPPTTTVPNTTTAPRPTTTTTTARPMTTETRPTTSPKPSTTTPARPTTSPKPPTTTPARPTTSPKPPTTTPARPTTSPKPPTTTPARPTTSPKPPTTVPAAPTTTNTTDPTPTQIPDICDRQPCPFGSQCEARANDTRACLCMAGESFNEESQSCESAKVFPGGLQVLGIQFENNMTIKTSPVFQQTAKDISDQIDQLFEKTVGYSHSIVLELKPILNTKVNTSLGISATMEIIFETSAKIKTQEIVKTIAEASKCEDCLLANSTFANTNLCSKKPCDEKNTECLAGDNGNFNCKCLKGYIITDYSERFCVACPSGQTPNGTRACMNCPFGYSGFNCKEVWKLALVIVGSVLGGLLLITVIVVIVLAVRTPKKSSKTSKHTENTNMINVSDQDPLVTSQPTNHQDPSVKSEPAKGVKPFPNGGVPKIPRATAASAWDNNTNLEMTPSNSRQNLVNGGRRVLNDSYEEMNDSPYNRPRNQTNPFPQTRTLNNPYAESRAVNNPYAQSRPQTNPYARNQGQANPSYSSDDGRPFNY, from the exons ATGGCACCAAATACATTGAAACTTGTTCTTTTCCTCTTTGTTACAT CTGCGGTGCAGATAGTTGCACCCAACTCTGATGTTGACAACACGACACCGAAAATGACAACAACCACACTAGTCGTTCCGACCGCCACTCGACCACCGACAACCACAGTACCCAATACGACCACTGCACCTAGACCTACGACAACAACCACAACTGCTCGACCGATGACCACGGAGACCAGACCAACCACGTCCCCTAAACCATCAACAACCACGCCGGCCAGACCAACAACGTCCCCTAAACCACCAACAACCACGCCGGCCAGACCAACCACGTCCCCTAAACCACCAACAACCACGCCGGCCAGACCAACCACGTCCCCTAAACCACCAACAACCACGCCGGCCAGACCAACCACGTCCCCTAAACCACCAACAACCGTGCCAGCCGCTCCGACCACAACCAACACAACAGATCCTACACCCACACAGATTCCAg ATATCTGTGATCGTCAACCATGTCCTTTCGGGAGCCAATGTGAGGCTCGTGCCAATGATACCCGTGCTTGCTTGTGTATGGCTGGTGAGTCCTTCAATGAGGAAAGCCAAAGTTGTGAGAGTG CCAAAGTATTCCCTGGAGGACTGCAAGTACttggaatacaatttgaaaacaaCATGACAATCAAAACATCACCTGTATTTCAACAAACAGCCAAGGACATTTCCGACCAG ATAGATCAACTTTTTGAAAAGACTGTCGGCTATTCCCATTCGATCGTACTGGAACTCAA GCCCATCCTAAATACAAAAGTAAATACCTCTCTGGGCATCAGCGCGACAATGGAGATAATCTTCGAGACGTCGgctaaaataaaaactcaaGAAATCGTGAAAACCATCGCTGAAGCCTCGAAATGTGAAGATTGCCTTCTGGCCAATTCCACCTTTGCAA ACACTAATCTGTGTAGTAAGAAACCATGCGACGAAAAAAACACTGAGTGTTTGGCGGGAGACAACGGCAATTTCAACTGCAAGTGTTTGAAGGGTTACATAATTACAGACTACAGTGAGCGATTTTGTGTTG CTTGTCCAAGTGGTCAGACACCCAACGGAACTCGGGCATGTATGAA CTGTCCATTTGGTTATTCTGGTTTTAACTGCAAAGAAG TGTGGAAATTAGCCTTGGTGATCGTGGGTTCTGTGCTCGGAGGACTGCTGCTCATCACAGTTATCGTTGTGATCGTCTTGGCTGTCAg AACCCCAAAGAAAAGTTCCAAAACAAGTAAACACACAGAGAACACCAACATGATCAATGTTTCCGATCAAGATCCTCTCGTTACGAGTCAGCCGACCAATCACCAAGATCCCTCGGTTAAGAGTGAACCGGCCAAGGGCGTAAAACCATTCCCCAACGGGGGAGTACCCAAGATACCGCGAGCCACAGCTGCAAGTGCCTGGGACAATAACACCAACCTGGAGATGACACCTAGCAATAGCCGTCAGAACTTAGTGAACGGGGGACGCCGT GTACTGAACGACAGCTATGAGGAAATGAACGACAGTCCGTACAATCGGCCGCGAAACCAGACCAACCCCTTCCCCCAAACGAGGACCCTGAACAACCCGTACGCCGAATCTCGAGCGGTCAACAACCCTTACGCCCAGAGTCGACCTCAGACCAACCCGTACGCACGGAACCAAGGGCAGGCGAACCCCAGCTACTCAAGCGACGATGGGAGGCCATTCAACTACTGA